A single region of the Sulfurospirillum arsenophilum NBRC 109478 genome encodes:
- a CDS encoding BtrH N-terminal domain-containing protein, translated as MSQELSFTHSQFAHCESGVTSTLFSAYGFKISEPMAFGITSALTFVYLPFVKVNNLPLIAYRSLPKSIINTISKVLHVTMEKRSYKDEHQANEELKSLTKEGKLVGLQTSVYYLPYFPKDMRFHFNAHNLLVYGMEGEEYLISDPVFEEAVKCSQDGLTKARFAKGVFAPKGFLYYPKTMPQSVDMHSALKKAIVKNAKSMLTPFPFAGVKGMRRLAKKIESLQTETNTRYVKNYLTHIVRMQEEIGTGGGGFRFLYAAFLEEAKTYGLNAEVLTEASELIVKSGNTLREFALYCVEGSRKIEKLDTQKIAAKLVEASEYEEKAFRVLKNL; from the coding sequence TTGAGCCAAGAGCTTTCATTTACGCATTCTCAATTTGCACACTGTGAAAGTGGTGTCACATCAACCCTTTTTTCGGCGTATGGTTTTAAGATCAGCGAGCCGATGGCATTTGGCATCACCAGCGCTTTGACGTTTGTTTATCTGCCCTTTGTCAAAGTCAATAACTTGCCTCTCATCGCGTATAGAAGCCTACCAAAAAGCATCATCAACACGATCTCGAAAGTTTTACATGTAACGATGGAAAAGCGCAGTTATAAAGACGAACACCAAGCCAATGAAGAGCTCAAAAGCCTCACCAAAGAGGGCAAGCTCGTGGGGCTTCAAACCTCTGTGTATTACCTTCCATATTTCCCTAAAGATATGCGCTTTCACTTCAATGCCCACAATCTCCTTGTCTATGGCATGGAAGGCGAGGAGTATCTTATCTCCGACCCTGTGTTTGAAGAGGCGGTGAAGTGTAGCCAAGATGGGCTAACCAAAGCGCGCTTTGCAAAGGGTGTTTTTGCGCCTAAAGGCTTTTTGTACTACCCTAAAACGATGCCCCAAAGTGTGGATATGCACAGTGCCCTCAAAAAGGCGATTGTTAAAAATGCCAAGTCTATGCTTACACCGTTCCCATTTGCGGGCGTTAAAGGGATGCGAAGACTCGCCAAAAAAATAGAGTCCCTACAAACAGAGACCAACACACGCTATGTCAAAAACTACCTCACCCACATCGTAAGAATGCAAGAAGAGATCGGCACGGGTGGCGGAGGATTTCGCTTTTTGTATGCTGCCTTTTTAGAAGAAGCCAAAACTTATGGTTTGAACGCTGAGGTGTTAACAGAGGCATCGGAGCTGATCGTAAAGTCGGGCAATACGCTGAGAGAATTTGCACTTTATTGTGTTGAGGGAAGCCGAAAAATCGAAAAGCTCGATACTCAAAAGATAGCCGCTAAACTGGTGGAAGCTTCGGAGTATGAAGAGAAGGCGTTTAGGGTGTTGAAAAATCTGTGA